One window of Microbacterium sp. Root61 genomic DNA carries:
- a CDS encoding DUF4331 family protein, which yields MSDHISGPRALAEPIADITDVYAFPSPERSDRLVLVMNTLPFAQPSDTLSEGLIYRFRLRPLTPTGAGEGAPFAAGTPEFVFDCVFSPPTIDGTGPGVVQDGFCTTPTGETVQFRVGDEHSAEMHGVRVFAGLRWDPFMMDAPAALKTIATGTLAFTDPGAIYLDGKNVLSLVVEVDTELLGGADLVGVVAETLTRGKFNVRIERVGRPEVKNMMLAPKEHDQVNRDLEIRDIYNTEDAYHLGESYPGAYRARLNANLAYWDGIDGKVDWAPTAKGDHPLTDLVLADYLVVDATKPYAESGSFLEIELATLHGGEHQTCGGRALNDDVMDTIFTQLINAGNGPVIRDGVDAATRPATRVFPYLAEPNSDPPTVPEHHH from the coding sequence ATGTCCGATCACATCTCTGGACCGCGCGCGCTGGCCGAGCCGATCGCGGACATCACCGATGTGTATGCGTTCCCGAGCCCGGAGCGCTCCGACCGTCTCGTCCTGGTCATGAACACGCTGCCGTTCGCGCAGCCCTCCGACACGCTGTCCGAGGGACTCATCTATCGGTTCCGGCTGCGCCCGCTCACCCCGACCGGAGCGGGCGAGGGCGCGCCGTTCGCGGCGGGAACGCCCGAATTCGTCTTCGACTGCGTCTTCTCGCCGCCCACCATCGATGGCACGGGGCCGGGTGTCGTGCAGGACGGGTTCTGCACGACACCGACGGGCGAGACGGTGCAGTTCCGGGTCGGAGATGAGCACAGCGCGGAGATGCACGGCGTGCGCGTCTTCGCAGGACTGCGGTGGGATCCGTTCATGATGGATGCTCCCGCCGCGCTGAAGACGATCGCCACGGGCACGCTCGCCTTCACCGATCCGGGGGCGATCTACCTCGACGGCAAGAACGTCCTGAGTCTCGTGGTCGAGGTGGACACTGAGCTGCTCGGCGGCGCAGACCTGGTCGGAGTGGTCGCGGAGACCCTGACGCGCGGAAAGTTCAACGTTCGGATCGAGCGCGTCGGGCGTCCCGAGGTCAAGAACATGATGCTCGCGCCGAAGGAGCATGACCAGGTGAACCGTGACCTGGAGATCCGCGACATCTACAACACCGAGGATGCCTACCATCTGGGCGAGTCCTATCCCGGGGCGTATCGGGCCCGCCTGAACGCCAACCTGGCGTACTGGGACGGCATCGACGGAAAAGTCGATTGGGCACCGACCGCGAAGGGCGACCACCCGCTGACCGACCTCGTGCTGGCCGATTACCTCGTCGTCGATGCGACGAAGCCCTACGCGGAGTCGGGGTCGTTCCTCGAGATCGAGCTGGCGACCCTGCACGGCGGGGAGCACCAGACGTGCGGCGGGCGGGCGCTCAATGACGACGTGATGGACACGATCTTCACCCAGCTCATCAATGCCGGCAACGGTCCGGTCATCCGTGACGGAGTGGATGCCGCGACCAGACCCGCGACCCGCGTCTTCCCGTATCTCGCGGAACCGAATTCCGATCCGCCGACGGTCCCCGAGCATCACCACTGA
- a CDS encoding Dyp-type peroxidase, translating into MDPQTREADGEVVLELDDIQSGALHERPSPYVGSYLLLRIDDRHAGREGVRRLIPLVDAGHPASDPARGAWITVAFTYPGLAALGVPQESLDSFSPEFREGMAARAEHLGDVGDSSPANWEHPLGSGEVHLAIAALSPDAERLDDVLARARAAFDELPGVELIWEQECYQLPTGRTSFGFKDGIGQPFVEGSGIAPSDPHDRPLKAGEIILGYPDETGDLPPMPMPEVLGRNGTYVVFRKLHTRVAAYRTYLRERAASRQEEAALGAKMVGRWQSGAPLAVSPDRDDPGLGADPARNNDFSYGDDPRGFKCPAGSHARRANPRDALDGDGSVNVRLHRMIRRGTNYGPALPEGVLEDDGADRGIMFVFAGAHLKRQFEFVKTQWLNDGIFIGAPAEMDPMVGPADGTGSMTIPHHPIRRRLTALPPFVVTRGGEYCFAPGLRALRWIAELDT; encoded by the coding sequence ATGGACCCGCAGACCCGTGAAGCCGACGGAGAGGTCGTGCTCGAACTCGACGATATCCAGAGCGGCGCATTGCACGAGCGGCCTTCACCGTATGTCGGGAGCTACCTGCTGCTCCGTATCGATGATCGCCATGCGGGGCGCGAGGGCGTTCGTCGACTGATCCCCCTGGTCGATGCTGGGCACCCGGCGTCGGATCCGGCGCGCGGTGCGTGGATCACCGTCGCCTTCACCTACCCCGGACTTGCCGCGCTCGGTGTTCCGCAGGAGTCCCTCGACAGCTTCTCGCCGGAGTTCCGGGAGGGGATGGCCGCGCGCGCCGAGCATCTCGGCGATGTCGGTGACAGCAGTCCGGCGAACTGGGAGCACCCCCTCGGCAGCGGTGAGGTCCACCTCGCCATCGCCGCCCTGTCGCCGGACGCGGAACGACTCGACGACGTCCTCGCGCGGGCGCGGGCGGCCTTCGACGAACTGCCGGGGGTCGAGCTCATCTGGGAGCAGGAGTGCTACCAGCTCCCGACCGGAAGAACCTCGTTCGGATTCAAGGACGGGATCGGACAGCCGTTCGTCGAAGGATCCGGCATCGCTCCGTCCGACCCGCACGATCGCCCACTCAAAGCCGGCGAGATCATCCTCGGATATCCGGACGAAACGGGCGATCTGCCGCCGATGCCGATGCCGGAGGTGCTCGGGCGCAACGGCACGTACGTCGTCTTCCGCAAGCTGCACACGCGCGTGGCGGCGTACCGGACCTATCTGCGTGAGCGGGCCGCGAGCCGCCAGGAGGAGGCCGCGCTCGGCGCCAAGATGGTCGGTCGCTGGCAGAGCGGAGCGCCCCTCGCCGTCTCGCCCGACCGTGACGATCCCGGGCTCGGCGCCGACCCCGCGCGCAACAACGACTTCTCCTACGGCGACGACCCGCGCGGGTTCAAGTGTCCGGCCGGCTCTCACGCCCGGCGGGCCAACCCGCGAGATGCGCTCGACGGCGACGGCAGCGTGAATGTGCGGCTGCATCGCATGATCCGACGGGGCACCAACTACGGCCCGGCGCTGCCCGAGGGGGTGCTCGAGGATGACGGTGCGGATCGGGGCATCATGTTCGTCTTCGCCGGCGCCCACCTCAAGCGTCAGTTCGAGTTCGTCAAGACGCAATGGCTCAACGACGGCATTTTCATCGGCGCTCCGGCCGAGATGGATCCGATGGTGGGACCGGCCGACGGGACGGGCAGCATGACGATTCCGCACCATCCCATCCGGCGCCGCCTGACCGCGCTGCCCCCGTTCGTGGTGACGCGCGGCGGCGAGTACTGCTTCGCACCCGGGCTGCGGGCCCTGCGCTGGATCGCGGAGCTGGACACATGA
- a CDS encoding enoyl-CoA hydratase/isomerase family protein, protein MTDSTATHRWDALDFGPPASGGDEPEESVLIEHADDGRVAVITLNRPHADNAITTEMGARLTGILETIAVTPSIRVAVITGSGSRAFSVGSDLRQRNAMTKEQWLRQRQDFDRTLYTLRQLRKPVIAAVNGIAYGGGSEIAQSADFIIASDNATFGQPEAMIGLSAGGGSPVFLPRLLPPGKAMQMLMTGDPITAQEAHRLGMVNEIHASSELQDAVLRIAAKIAGNSPTAVQAVKRAVRLGEGQPVEQAIAIMMDAHWRSAIHPDRSEGIGAFNDARDPEFRDADF, encoded by the coding sequence ATGACCGATTCGACGGCAACCCACCGCTGGGATGCGCTGGATTTCGGACCGCCGGCCTCCGGCGGGGACGAGCCCGAGGAGTCGGTGCTCATCGAGCATGCGGATGACGGACGCGTGGCCGTCATCACGCTGAACCGTCCGCACGCGGACAACGCCATCACCACGGAGATGGGTGCGCGACTGACCGGCATCCTGGAGACGATCGCCGTCACCCCGTCCATCCGCGTCGCCGTGATCACGGGGTCCGGTTCCCGGGCGTTCTCGGTCGGCAGTGATCTGCGGCAGCGCAACGCGATGACCAAGGAGCAGTGGCTGCGCCAGCGGCAGGACTTCGACCGCACCCTGTACACGCTGCGACAGCTGCGCAAGCCGGTCATCGCCGCCGTCAACGGCATCGCCTACGGCGGCGGTTCCGAGATCGCCCAGAGCGCCGACTTCATCATCGCGTCGGACAACGCGACGTTCGGTCAGCCCGAGGCGATGATCGGACTCTCCGCCGGCGGCGGGTCACCCGTGTTCCTGCCGCGCCTGCTCCCTCCGGGCAAAGCGATGCAGATGCTGATGACGGGCGACCCTATCACCGCGCAGGAGGCGCACCGGCTGGGGATGGTCAACGAGATCCATGCGTCCTCCGAGCTCCAGGATGCCGTGCTGCGGATCGCGGCGAAGATCGCGGGCAACTCCCCCACTGCCGTACAGGCGGTCAAGCGCGCGGTGCGCTTGGGAGAGGGCCAGCCCGTGGAGCAGGCGATCGCCATCATGATGGACGCGCATTGGCGCTCGGCCATCCATCCCGACCGCAGCGAGGGCATCGGCGCGTTCAATGACGCCCGCGACCCCGAGTTCCGCGATGCCGACTTCTGA
- a CDS encoding sulfite oxidase — translation MADTDELERSRAALRMINPSPYNAEAPPEALAGEITPTALHYVRSNFAVPEHDGTFAIGGAVAHPITLTLADLRALPAVTRAVTLECAGNGRLEMRPLPIGEPWGDYAVSTARWTGARLADVLALAQPAEDGVDVRFEGADRGPYHLHPVLPQTDGGDLTFVRALPLALAADPAAEILIAYEMNGEPLLPDHGAPFRMVVPHWFAVASVKWLHRIDVLTEPYAGEFQTGHYIYEWPDRPHEPVTVMRVRARITEPAPGSVLPAGPVTVRGKAWSGSGAITQVDVSLTGEGDWYPATLEPPRGPYQWQDWTFEWVPPNEGRHTLRARATDAAGNVQPDVPPWNRLGYGNNAIEVIFVDID, via the coding sequence ATGGCTGACACAGACGAGCTCGAGCGGTCCCGTGCCGCACTCCGGATGATCAATCCGTCGCCCTACAACGCCGAAGCGCCGCCGGAGGCGCTGGCGGGCGAGATCACGCCCACCGCACTGCACTATGTCCGCAGCAACTTCGCCGTCCCCGAGCACGACGGCACGTTCGCGATCGGCGGGGCAGTGGCGCACCCGATCACCCTCACGCTCGCGGATCTACGGGCCTTGCCCGCGGTGACCCGGGCGGTCACGCTCGAATGCGCCGGCAACGGCCGGCTCGAGATGCGCCCGCTGCCGATCGGCGAGCCGTGGGGCGACTATGCCGTGTCGACAGCCCGATGGACCGGCGCGCGCCTCGCGGATGTGCTGGCTCTGGCGCAGCCCGCGGAGGACGGCGTCGATGTGCGCTTCGAAGGCGCCGACCGCGGTCCGTACCACCTCCACCCGGTCCTTCCCCAGACGGACGGCGGCGACCTCACCTTCGTCCGGGCACTCCCGCTCGCCCTCGCGGCGGATCCGGCGGCGGAGATCCTGATCGCCTATGAGATGAACGGCGAGCCGCTCCTCCCGGATCACGGAGCCCCGTTCCGCATGGTCGTTCCGCATTGGTTCGCCGTGGCATCCGTCAAATGGCTGCATCGGATCGATGTACTCACCGAACCGTACGCCGGCGAGTTCCAGACCGGCCACTACATCTACGAGTGGCCGGACCGCCCGCACGAGCCGGTCACCGTGATGCGGGTCCGCGCCCGCATCACCGAGCCCGCACCCGGATCGGTCCTGCCCGCCGGACCCGTCACCGTCCGCGGCAAGGCGTGGTCGGGCAGCGGCGCCATCACCCAGGTCGATGTGAGCCTCACGGGAGAAGGCGACTGGTATCCGGCGACCCTCGAGCCGCCGCGCGGCCCGTACCAATGGCAGGACTGGACGTTCGAGTGGGTGCCGCCGAACGAGGGCCGACACACCCTGCGTGCGCGGGCGACCGATGCGGCCGGCAACGTGCAGCCCGACGTGCCGCCGTGGAACCGCCTGGGCTATGGGAACAACGCGATCGAGGTCATCTTCGTCGACATCGACTGA
- a CDS encoding winged helix-turn-helix domain-containing protein, translated as MAPASENRPHIDDPAALKALAHPVRLDVLGYLMAQGPATASECARAVDDTPSNCSYHLRVLAKHGLVESVDSEDGRERPWRATITGMTSDMGSDDPATVAGATALAEASVQLEYQLAREHLRRRDHIEGPWRDVDALMNFGLRVSPDELRGLVEQIDAIVRPFIAATRTEAPTDAALASLSVLAFPRPTFERPSS; from the coding sequence ATGGCACCGGCATCCGAGAACCGTCCGCACATCGATGACCCCGCAGCGCTGAAGGCGCTGGCGCATCCCGTGCGGCTCGACGTGCTCGGCTACCTGATGGCGCAGGGTCCGGCGACGGCGTCCGAGTGCGCGCGCGCCGTCGATGACACTCCGTCGAACTGCAGCTATCACCTGCGCGTGCTCGCCAAGCACGGGCTCGTCGAATCCGTCGACTCCGAAGACGGCCGGGAGCGACCGTGGCGCGCCACCATCACCGGCATGACCAGCGACATGGGATCGGATGACCCGGCCACCGTGGCAGGAGCGACCGCGCTGGCCGAGGCATCCGTCCAACTCGAGTACCAGCTGGCGCGCGAGCATCTCCGCAGACGCGACCACATCGAGGGCCCCTGGCGCGATGTGGATGCCTTGATGAACTTCGGCCTGCGCGTGTCGCCCGATGAATTGCGGGGGCTGGTCGAGCAGATCGACGCGATCGTCCGCCCATTCATCGCGGCGACGCGCACCGAAGCCCCGACGGATGCGGCACTCGCCTCCCTGTCGGTCCTCGCATTCCCTCGCCCCACCTTCGAACGGCCGTCATCGTGA
- a CDS encoding MFS transporter produces MSSRSAFAFPAFRRLWAAGFISDTGDWMLFIALPLVVYQLSGSALGASIAFLLELLPAVLLAPLAARLAGRFDRRWLMAIVNVGQALALLPLLFVHQQSDLPLAYAVIFVHASLSTLFEPAKNSLLPDLVDRDRLVSANALIGLNQNLGRLIGGPLGGILLAVGDLGLIIAVDVATYILSALLIVSLPRTPRPPSAPGESEPAGVFAALRIHRLRGAYAVILISSVAQGMFLVLFILFVLDSMGGSDAEVGTLRGVQAVGAIVAGLTLGFVVRGSSPRGLTVASLLAFGVISLLTWNLPVVTTNVIPYIILFAAVGAPGVVMVAGLMSTLQSEAKDAQRAGVFAAVGLVSAVGQAAGILLGGLADGGIGLTPLLEVQGVLYLAAGLIAYLFLPRHREAAPSAPTDEVPSQGTAG; encoded by the coding sequence GTGAGCTCGCGCAGCGCGTTCGCCTTCCCCGCGTTCCGGCGGTTGTGGGCCGCGGGCTTCATCTCCGACACGGGCGACTGGATGCTGTTCATCGCCCTCCCCCTGGTCGTCTACCAGCTCTCCGGCTCGGCGCTGGGGGCGTCGATCGCGTTCCTGCTCGAGCTCCTGCCCGCGGTGCTGCTCGCACCACTGGCCGCGCGCCTGGCCGGCCGGTTCGATCGGCGCTGGCTGATGGCGATCGTGAACGTCGGGCAGGCCCTCGCGCTGCTTCCGCTGCTGTTCGTGCACCAGCAGTCCGACCTCCCGCTCGCGTACGCGGTCATCTTCGTCCACGCCTCGCTGAGCACGCTGTTCGAACCGGCGAAGAACTCACTGCTGCCCGACCTCGTCGACCGCGACCGGCTGGTCTCGGCGAACGCGCTGATAGGCCTGAATCAGAATCTCGGACGGCTCATCGGCGGGCCGCTCGGCGGCATCCTCCTCGCCGTCGGCGACCTGGGCCTGATCATCGCGGTCGACGTCGCGACCTACATCCTGTCGGCATTGCTCATCGTCTCGCTTCCGCGTACGCCCCGGCCGCCGAGCGCACCGGGCGAGAGCGAGCCCGCCGGGGTCTTCGCCGCGTTGCGCATCCACCGTCTACGCGGCGCGTACGCGGTCATCCTCATCTCGAGCGTCGCCCAGGGGATGTTCCTCGTCCTGTTCATCCTGTTCGTGCTGGACTCGATGGGGGGCTCGGATGCCGAGGTGGGAACCCTGCGCGGAGTGCAGGCAGTCGGAGCCATCGTCGCGGGCCTCACACTGGGATTCGTCGTGCGCGGCAGCAGTCCGCGCGGATTGACGGTCGCCAGCCTCCTCGCCTTCGGCGTGATCTCGCTCCTCACGTGGAACCTCCCCGTCGTGACGACGAACGTGATCCCGTACATCATCCTGTTCGCGGCGGTCGGCGCCCCAGGGGTGGTCATGGTCGCAGGACTCATGAGCACGCTCCAGAGCGAGGCGAAGGACGCCCAGCGCGCCGGAGTCTTCGCCGCCGTCGGTCTCGTGAGCGCGGTCGGCCAAGCCGCCGGCATCCTCCTCGGCGGACTCGCCGACGGCGGGATCGGGCTGACTCCCCTGCTCGAGGTGCAGGGAGTCCTCTACCTCGCCGCCGGGCTCATCGCGTACCTCTTCCTCCCCCGGCACCGCGAGGCCGCTCCGTCAGCACCCACGGATGAGGTTCCGTCGCAGGGGACGGCGGGGTAG